A genomic segment from Hypanus sabinus isolate sHypSab1 chromosome 8, sHypSab1.hap1, whole genome shotgun sequence encodes:
- the LOC132398746 gene encoding zinc finger protein 235-like: MPFTCSDCGKGFTQLSHLLTHQLVHTGERPFTCLDCGKGFTQSSNLQTHKRVHTGERPFICSDCGKGFTRSSDLLAHQLVHTGEMPFTCSDCGKGFPRSCQLKVHQRVHTGERPFTCSDCGKGFTQSSQLKVHQRIHTGERPFICSDCGKGFTRSFLLKEHQRVHTGERPFICSDCGKGFTQSSQLKVHQRVHTGEKPFICSDCGKGFPGSSQLKVHQRFHTRERPFICSVCGNGFTQSSQLKEHQRIHTGERPFTCSDCGKGFSRSSQLKEHQRIHTGERPFTCSVCGKGFTQSSQLKVHQRIHTGERPFTCSDCGKEFSRSSQLTVHQRVHTGEKPFTCSECGKAFTQSSSRHIHQRVHTGVRPFTCSVCGKGFTKSSHLQIHQSVHTGERPFICSECGKGFTQSSHLVAHYRVHAGKNFK, translated from the coding sequence atgccgttcacctgctcagattgtgggaagggatttactcagttatcccacctactgacacaccagttagttcacactggggaaaggccattcacctgcttggactgtggaaagggattcactcagtcatccaatctacagacacacaagcgagttcacactggggagaggccattcatctgctcagactgtggcaagggatttactcggtcatctgacctactggcacaccagttagttcacactggggagatgccgttcacctgctcagattgtgggaagggatttcctCGGTCCTGTCAACTGAAggttcatcagcgagttcacactggagagaggccgtttacctgctcagactgtgggaagggattcactcagtcatctcaactgaaggtacatcagagaattcacactggggagaggccattcatctgctcagactgtgggaagggattcactcggtcatttctaTTGAAGgagcatcagcgagttcacactggggagaggccattcatctgctcagattgtgggaagggattcactcagtcatctcaacttaaggtacatcagcgagttcacactggggagaaaccattcatctgctcagattgtgggaaaggTTTTCCtgggtcatctcaactgaaggttcATCAGCGATTTCACACGCGAGAGAGGCCtttcatctgttctgtgtgtgggaatggattcactcagtcatctcaactgaaggaacatcaacgaattcacactggggagaggccattcacctgctcagactgtgggaagggattcagtcgatcatctcaactgaaggagcATCAACGaattcatactggggagaggccattcacctgttctgtgtgtgggaagggattcactcagtcatctcaactgaaggtacatcagagaattCATACTggagagagaccgttcacctgctcagattgtgggaaggaattttctcggtcatctcaactgacagtacatcagcgagttcacactggggagaaaccgttcacctgctctgaatgtgggaaggcattcactcagtcatccagccgacatatacaccagcgagttcacacaggagtgaggccgttcacctgttctgtttgtgggaaggggttcactaaatcatcccacctacagatacaccagtcagttcacactggagagaggccattcatctgctctgaatgtgggaagggattcactcagtcatcccaccttgtGGCACACTATCGAGTTCATGCTGGGAAAAATTTTAAATAA